Genomic DNA from uncultured Vibrio sp.:
AGTTGCTGACTGTCCAAAACCGCGCGATAACCTTTGATCACACCTTGGCGCTCTAATTCCTGTACCCGACGTAACGTCGCAGAAGGTGACAACCCAACTCGCTCAGAAAGCTCTACATTGGAGATTCTTCCGTCTAACTTAAGCTCTTGCAATATTCTTTCGTCAAATTTATCCATAGTGATGTTTTATTGCTTAATTAATCCATACAGGGTCAATAAAAGCACAATATTGATGGAGTTTCTACTTATAGTTGTTTCATAGATGACGTCCAGTTAGGACAAGTTTTGATGTAAGGAAAAACTATGGAATACCAACAATTAGGCGCGCTGGCGCTTTTTGCTTTTGTATCGACATTTACGCCGGGTCCGAACAATATCATGCTGATGACATCAGGTGCGAACGTCGGGTTTAAACGTACCATTCCACACATGTTAGGGATTACTTTTGGCTTTGGTGCGATGCTCATTCTGGTTGGTATTGGCTTAATGGGTTTGTTTCACGCGTATCCGGTGACCCATACGATTTTAAAAGCGCTCAGCTTAAGTTACTTGCTGTATCTGACTTATAAAATCGCCACCAGTGGTAAAGCGGAAACAAAAAGTGATTTTAAGCCAATGTCCTTTATCGGTGCGGCCGCATTTCAGTGGGTAAATCCAAAAGGCTGGTCGATGGCACTCACCGCTGTCACCGTATACAGCTCAGGTGCCGCATGGTTAGAGCTAACTTTTATTGCGGGTATCTTCTGCTTAGCCAACCTGCCCTCTGTCACCTTCTGGACCGCGGCGGGCATACAACTCCAGCGCTGGCTAACCACATCTAAACGTGTAAAAGGGTTTAATTACGGCATGGCAGCGTTGCTGCTTTTATCAACAATTCCAATGCTATAGAAGAAGATCATTCAGAGTCTCTCCGGAAGGATTCCATGATTGGTCGGCAGTCATGGAATCATCGAGTTATCTCGATCAGGTTTCAAGGGCAATTCACAGTGTAAATTTATTTAAAGACACTACTCTCTCAAGAGAGATATTGATATTCTTAAATGAGAAAGAGAATAATTATCGAGAATAGTAAAGATGAAAAAGAAACCTGAACCTAAAGAACTTGTCGTTACACACACCGAAACTATCACCCCGAACATGCAGCGTCTCACTTTGCAGGGCGAGGCTCTAGGCCAATTTCCAGTGGACTGTGAAGGGAGCTACATTAAGCTGCTATTTAATGAAATGGGTGGTACCGATGTGCATGCGGTGGCGGAAGATAAGCGCCCATTGATGCGTACCTATACCATTCGTCGTTACCACCCCGAGACATGCAGTATTGAAGTCGATTTTGTTCGCCATATGACTCAAGATCTGCAATGTGGATTCGCTGCTCGCTGGGCGATGGCCGCGCAAAAAGGAGACACCATCAACATCGTTGGTCCGGGTAGTATTTCTAACCTGAACACCGACGCCGAATGGTTTTTCATGGCAGCCGATATGACCGCCCTCCCTGCTCTATCGGCCAAAATCCGCACTTTATCTGGAGAAGCAAAAGGCTACGCAGTTATTAGTGTCCTCTCTGCCGCAGACATTCAACCTCTGCACGCTCCAGCAGGCATGGAGCTGATTTGGTTGACGGAAGGGCAGAATCTAGCAGAAGCCGTTCGCGAGTTAGAGTGGCGAGAAGGTAATGTCGCCGTTTGGTGTGCGTGTGAGTTTGACTCAATGCGAGCGTTACGCCAATACTTCCGTAATGAGAAAGAAGTCGAGCGTGAAAATATCTACATCAGCAGCTACTGGAAACAAGGCGTTTCAGAAGATGGGCATAAAG
This window encodes:
- a CDS encoding LysE family translocator, whose amino-acid sequence is MEYQQLGALALFAFVSTFTPGPNNIMLMTSGANVGFKRTIPHMLGITFGFGAMLILVGIGLMGLFHAYPVTHTILKALSLSYLLYLTYKIATSGKAETKSDFKPMSFIGAAAFQWVNPKGWSMALTAVTVYSSGAAWLELTFIAGIFCLANLPSVTFWTAAGIQLQRWLTTSKRVKGFNYGMAALLLLSTIPML
- a CDS encoding siderophore-interacting protein encodes the protein MKKKPEPKELVVTHTETITPNMQRLTLQGEALGQFPVDCEGSYIKLLFNEMGGTDVHAVAEDKRPLMRTYTIRRYHPETCSIEVDFVRHMTQDLQCGFAARWAMAAQKGDTINIVGPGSISNLNTDAEWFFMAADMTALPALSAKIRTLSGEAKGYAVISVLSAADIQPLHAPAGMELIWLTEGQNLAEAVRELEWREGNVAVWCACEFDSMRALRQYFRNEKEVERENIYISSYWKQGVSEDGHKVIKREDAESNQ